A portion of the Mesobacillus sp. AQ2 genome contains these proteins:
- the rpiB gene encoding ribose 5-phosphate isomerase B has translation MKVAIASDHGGVNIREEIKKLMDEMNIQYEDFGCECGTSVDYPDYALPVAEKVANGEFDKGILICGTGIGMSIAANKVKGIRCALVHDVFSAKATRQHNDSNMLAMGERVIGPGLAREIAAVWLTEEYEGGRHENRVGKIKEYENKQ, from the coding sequence ATGAAGGTTGCAATTGCTTCAGATCATGGCGGAGTCAATATCCGCGAGGAAATTAAGAAATTGATGGATGAAATGAATATTCAGTATGAAGATTTCGGCTGTGAGTGCGGTACTTCTGTTGACTATCCAGACTATGCGCTCCCGGTTGCGGAAAAAGTGGCGAACGGAGAGTTTGATAAGGGAATCTTGATTTGCGGTACAGGCATTGGCATGAGCATCGCTGCGAACAAGGTGAAGGGCATTCGCTGTGCGCTGGTGCATGATGTATTCAGTGCGAAAGCAACTCGCCAGCACAATGACAGCAATATGCTCGCGATGGGAGAGCGTGTCATCGGACCTGGGCTTGCGCGGGAGATTGCAGCTGTATGGCTTACAGAGGAGTACGAAGGCGGCCGCCACGAAAACCGTGTAGGCAAAATCAAGGAGTATGAAAACAAGCAGTAA
- a CDS encoding HAMP domain-containing methyl-accepting chemotaxis protein has translation MGLRKKMVILTTVLAIITYSTSAFFIYFLYPFVQKFIGINSVVYTAAVLGLGIFWSGLLAYMAAGLIIKPLQKLEQSALKAAQGEIGEDVEVSKSDDEIRSLGMAFNNMLSNLREMVSQIDANFNETNEKVIRISGQSAAASEQASIISTTIKEIAAGADSSALSTQTTAESVDEVIRIAEDVQEKARASESISVEMVKDLQESKDAIHSLISGIERLANDNRESLGTVKRLEENATKVEQIIQLVGDIAAQTNLLALNASIEAARAGEHGKGFAVVAEEVRKLADQSADAVQGISGLIQNIQSEVQNVVGQISRQVETANGEAKKGEKTNQVIEEMTETIHEMADVIHTITALVETQMKTIQHTSNQSQEMAAIAEETSAGALSVASAAEQQAEVISDVEELAVELQNQAGKLKSTITKFSL, from the coding sequence ATGGGATTGCGAAAGAAAATGGTCATACTGACGACCGTGTTAGCGATCATCACGTATTCAACAAGTGCATTCTTTATTTATTTCCTTTATCCTTTTGTTCAAAAGTTCATTGGCATTAATTCGGTCGTTTATACTGCCGCAGTTCTAGGTCTCGGTATCTTCTGGTCCGGGCTGCTCGCGTATATGGCTGCCGGTCTTATTATCAAGCCATTGCAAAAGCTGGAACAATCGGCTTTGAAGGCGGCACAGGGTGAGATTGGCGAGGATGTCGAAGTCTCGAAATCGGATGACGAAATCCGCTCTTTGGGAATGGCCTTCAATAACATGCTGTCAAACCTGCGTGAGATGGTCAGCCAGATTGATGCGAATTTCAATGAAACAAATGAAAAAGTAATCCGCATTTCCGGCCAATCAGCAGCAGCCTCCGAGCAGGCGTCGATCATTTCAACGACGATCAAGGAAATTGCGGCTGGAGCTGATTCTTCGGCGCTATCTACGCAAACGACGGCGGAATCGGTTGATGAAGTCATCCGGATCGCAGAAGACGTCCAGGAAAAAGCGCGGGCATCTGAATCGATCTCCGTGGAAATGGTTAAAGATCTCCAGGAATCAAAGGATGCCATCCATTCATTGATTTCAGGGATTGAAAGGCTTGCGAATGATAACCGCGAATCGCTTGGCACGGTCAAACGATTAGAAGAAAACGCGACAAAAGTGGAGCAGATCATCCAGCTTGTTGGCGATATCGCTGCACAGACGAATTTGCTCGCGCTTAATGCATCGATTGAAGCAGCACGTGCCGGAGAGCATGGCAAAGGCTTCGCAGTTGTCGCCGAAGAAGTGAGGAAGCTTGCCGACCAGAGTGCGGATGCTGTCCAGGGAATATCAGGCTTGATCCAAAACATCCAGTCTGAGGTGCAGAACGTCGTCGGCCAGATCAGCAGACAGGTCGAGACGGCGAATGGTGAAGCGAAGAAAGGCGAGAAGACAAACCAGGTAATTGAAGAAATGACGGAAACTATCCACGAGATGGCAGATGTGATCCACACGATTACCGCACTTGTCGAAACGCAAATGAAAACCATCCAGCACACATCCAATCAATCGCAGGAAATGGCCGCGATTGCGGAAGAGACTTCTGCCGGAGCATTGAGCGTGGCCTCAGCTGCCGAACAGCAGGCGGAAGTCATTTCAGATGTAGAAGAGTTGGCGGTAGAACTGCAAAACCAGGCCGGAAAACTAAAAAGCACGATTACGAAGTTTTCGTTGTAA
- a CDS encoding low molecular weight protein arginine phosphatase gives MARVLFVCTGNTCRSPMAEAILKSKQLPGVEVKSAGVYASNGADASVNAKIVLEENEISHEHLSSTLTKDMIDWATVVLTMTGSHKGLILSQYPDAAEKTFTLKEFAGESGSRDVADPYGGDEQIYRKAFQEIQKSIERIIDKIR, from the coding sequence ATGGCGCGCGTTTTATTTGTCTGTACCGGAAATACTTGCCGAAGCCCAATGGCGGAAGCGATTTTAAAAAGCAAGCAGCTGCCCGGCGTCGAAGTGAAATCAGCGGGAGTGTATGCTTCGAACGGCGCGGATGCTTCGGTCAACGCAAAAATCGTGCTTGAGGAAAACGAAATAAGCCATGAGCATCTTTCCTCGACATTGACAAAGGATATGATTGATTGGGCGACAGTGGTCCTGACGATGACCGGTAGCCATAAAGGGCTGATTCTTAGCCAATATCCAGACGCGGCTGAGAAAACTTTTACATTAAAAGAATTTGCGGGGGAAAGCGGAAGCCGAGATGTGGCCGACCCGTATGGCGGGGATGAGCAAATTTATCGGAAAGCTTTTCAAGAAATTCAAAAAAGTATCGAAAGAATCATCGATAAAATCCGATAA
- a CDS encoding manganese efflux pump MntP family protein, translated as MAAIAGELFTLMLMAFALGMDAFSVGLGMGMFRLTKRHIFKIGVTIGLFHVWMPLLGMVAGRFLSQQFGAIAGYIGGLLLIVLGVQMIWASFKEEETSLITPVGKGLMIFALSVSLDSFSVGLTLGIYGARTLLVLICFGVAAMVLTWAGLLVGKRVQGWLGTYSEALGGSILLAFGLKLLLPI; from the coding sequence ATGGCAGCAATAGCCGGCGAATTATTCACACTGATGTTGATGGCATTCGCATTGGGAATGGATGCATTTTCCGTAGGTCTCGGAATGGGCATGTTCAGGCTGACGAAAAGGCATATTTTTAAAATTGGCGTCACGATTGGCTTGTTCCATGTGTGGATGCCGCTGCTTGGAATGGTGGCAGGAAGATTTTTATCGCAGCAATTCGGGGCGATAGCAGGATATATTGGCGGCCTGCTGCTGATTGTGCTCGGTGTCCAGATGATCTGGGCAAGCTTCAAGGAAGAGGAGACAAGCCTGATTACTCCGGTTGGCAAGGGTTTAATGATTTTTGCCCTATCTGTCAGCCTTGATAGTTTTTCTGTCGGCCTCACACTGGGAATCTATGGCGCGAGGACGCTGCTAGTACTGATTTGCTTTGGAGTCGCAGCGATGGTCCTGACATGGGCAGGCCTGCTGGTCGGGAAAAGAGTGCAGGGTTGGCTTGGTACATACAGCGAAGCATTGGGAGGAAGCATTTTGCTCGCATTCGGGCTGAAATTGCTTCTGCCAATATAG
- a CDS encoding L-threonylcarbamoyladenylate synthase has product MQTQMWTVDKNVDNLKTYPQIMEAAQKLKQNEVVAFPTETVYGLGGNAESDEAVSKIFEAKGRPGDNPLIIHIANREQIHSFVKEIPEQALRLMDAFWPGPLTIILEKKAGALSEKATAGLSTVAIRMPDHPVALALIEGTGLPLAAPSANLSGKPSPTTAAHVADDLTGRISGIVDGGATGVGLESTVVDCTSEIPVILRPGGVTKEQLEEVIGKVSADPALTDEGQAPKAPGMKYRHYAPNSPFYLVDGSKEEIQQLVNEKRNEGQRVGVMTTKENKRFYDANVVIACGERARLETVAEALYDTLRAFNQEDLDIIFGEVFPEQGVGQAIMNRLSKASGLPIINK; this is encoded by the coding sequence ATGCAAACACAAATGTGGACAGTGGATAAGAATGTGGATAATTTAAAAACATATCCACAAATCATGGAAGCTGCACAAAAACTGAAGCAAAATGAAGTCGTCGCTTTTCCGACAGAAACGGTTTATGGACTCGGAGGTAACGCAGAAAGCGATGAAGCCGTATCGAAGATTTTCGAAGCAAAAGGAAGACCTGGGGATAACCCATTGATTATCCATATTGCCAATCGTGAACAAATTCATTCTTTTGTAAAAGAAATCCCTGAACAGGCATTGCGATTAATGGATGCTTTCTGGCCAGGTCCGCTGACGATCATCCTCGAAAAGAAGGCAGGCGCTCTTTCTGAAAAGGCAACTGCCGGATTATCCACAGTCGCAATCAGGATGCCCGACCATCCCGTTGCCCTGGCACTCATCGAGGGGACAGGCCTTCCACTTGCGGCACCAAGTGCGAATCTGTCAGGTAAGCCAAGCCCGACGACGGCTGCGCATGTTGCCGACGATCTGACCGGCAGAATTTCCGGGATTGTCGATGGCGGTGCAACCGGAGTTGGCCTTGAATCCACGGTGGTCGATTGCACCAGTGAAATCCCTGTGATTCTAAGGCCTGGCGGTGTAACGAAGGAGCAGTTGGAAGAAGTAATTGGTAAAGTTTCGGCAGACCCGGCGTTAACGGATGAAGGCCAGGCCCCGAAAGCACCTGGGATGAAATACCGCCATTACGCGCCTAATTCCCCTTTTTATCTCGTTGATGGATCAAAAGAAGAAATCCAGCAGCTGGTGAATGAAAAGCGGAACGAAGGCCAGAGAGTCGGCGTGATGACCACGAAGGAAAACAAGAGATTTTATGATGCGAATGTCGTGATAGCATGCGGCGAAAGAGCCCGTCTTGAAACTGTCGCGGAAGCTCTCTATGATACACTCCGGGCCTTCAACCAGGAAGACCTCGATATCATTTTCGGAGAAGTCTTCCCTGAGCAGGGCGTCGGCCAGGCAATCATGAATCGCTTATCAAAGGCTTCTGGTCTGCCGATTATCAACAAATAG
- a CDS encoding KGG domain-containing protein, producing MAKNNNNDKMSREERGRMGGEATSQNHGSEFYQEIGRKGGEATSNNHDKDFYQDIGRKGGEATAESHDSEFYQEIGKKGGESTSESHDKDFYQEIGRKGGEATSENHDRSFYEEIGEKGGNARNNNNND from the coding sequence ATGGCTAAAAACAATAATAATGATAAGATGTCACGTGAAGAACGAGGACGCATGGGCGGCGAAGCAACAAGTCAGAACCATGGCAGCGAATTCTATCAGGAAATCGGCCGTAAAGGCGGCGAAGCAACTTCCAACAATCACGACAAAGATTTCTATCAGGATATTGGCCGCAAAGGCGGAGAGGCTACTGCTGAGAGCCATGACAGCGAATTCTACCAGGAAATCGGTAAAAAAGGTGGCGAATCAACATCCGAAAGCCACGACAAGGACTTCTATCAGGAGATTGGCCGCAAAGGCGGAGAAGCGACTTCTGAGAACCATGACCGAAGCTTCTATGAAGAAATCGGTGAAAAAGGCGGCAATGCCCGCAACAACAATAACAACGACTAA
- a CDS encoding globin, translating to MEIKTIYQQIGGDESIRKIVDTFYPKVYENEELSPLFEGDIAEIKRKQWMFLTQLTGGGALYSEEFGPPNMRARHMPFEITPIRAQAWLRLMHETLTETGLLETGGGKALFERLSQIAPIMINSQ from the coding sequence ATGGAAATCAAAACAATCTATCAGCAAATTGGCGGAGACGAATCGATCCGCAAAATTGTTGATACTTTTTATCCGAAAGTTTATGAAAATGAAGAGCTCAGTCCGTTGTTTGAAGGAGATATAGCAGAAATCAAGAGGAAGCAGTGGATGTTCCTCACACAACTGACCGGCGGCGGAGCACTTTACAGCGAGGAATTCGGACCTCCCAATATGAGGGCCAGGCATATGCCTTTTGAAATAACGCCTATTCGCGCGCAGGCATGGCTGAGGCTGATGCATGAAACATTGACCGAAACAGGATTGCTGGAAACCGGGGGAGGCAAAGCCTTGTTCGAGCGCTTGAGCCAGATCGCGCCAATTATGATCAACAGCCAATAA
- a CDS encoding cupin domain-containing protein has product MEKQSLKQYQEFSEERFTKRIVFKKGDSTVFLLNFMPGQELPKHTHPGTEVFILTMQGEGTFTIDGEEVTAAAIETVHLSGSEELSYKNTGDEPVTLYVMLNKIPDERFAQDI; this is encoded by the coding sequence ATGGAAAAACAATCATTGAAACAATACCAGGAATTCAGCGAAGAACGGTTTACGAAACGGATTGTCTTTAAAAAAGGTGACAGCACTGTATTCCTGCTAAACTTCATGCCAGGCCAGGAGCTGCCGAAGCACACTCATCCAGGGACAGAAGTGTTTATTTTAACAATGCAGGGCGAAGGAACGTTTACGATTGACGGAGAAGAAGTAACGGCAGCAGCCATCGAAACCGTCCATTTGAGCGGCAGCGAAGAACTATCCTATAAAAACACCGGTGATGAGCCTGTCACTTTATATGTGATGCTCAACAAGATTCCGGATGAAAGATTTGCACAAGATATTTAA
- the spoIIR gene encoding stage II sporulation protein R, translating into MMKKSAALLYILLLCAGTMLSLYTPKTEVAAQEAKVIPNEAIRLRILAESDLEKDQEIKRLVRDEINKEITKWVQDLTSIEAAREVIKSKLPEIQKIAEKVVAEQGSTQTVKTEFDKVQFPTKLYGQFLYPAGEYEAILITLGEGEGANWWCVLYPPLCFLDFSNGEATSEGFDENSDKGDVKADVEDEKADADLVKETKKDKKSSEKDEKPVYEGSEEEEVEVAFFLVEIWNRIFG; encoded by the coding sequence ATTATGTGCAGGTACGATGTTAAGTTTATATACACCGAAAACGGAAGTGGCAGCCCAGGAGGCAAAGGTCATACCGAACGAAGCGATCCGGCTGAGGATTCTTGCTGAAAGCGACCTTGAAAAAGATCAGGAAATCAAGCGACTGGTACGCGATGAAATCAATAAGGAGATCACCAAATGGGTCCAGGACCTTACATCGATTGAAGCTGCGAGAGAAGTGATCAAGTCCAAACTTCCGGAAATCCAGAAGATCGCCGAAAAAGTCGTCGCAGAACAAGGCTCCACACAGACGGTAAAAACAGAGTTCGATAAGGTCCAGTTTCCTACTAAACTATACGGACAGTTCCTTTATCCGGCAGGTGAATATGAAGCGATCCTCATCACCCTGGGCGAAGGAGAAGGAGCAAACTGGTGGTGCGTCCTGTATCCGCCGCTATGCTTCCTTGATTTCTCAAACGGCGAAGCAACAAGCGAAGGCTTCGATGAAAACAGCGACAAAGGTGATGTAAAAGCAGATGTGGAAGACGAAAAGGCAGATGCCGATCTTGTAAAAGAAACGAAAAAGGACAAGAAATCATCAGAAAAGGATGAAAAACCAGTCTACGAAGGCAGCGAGGAAGAAGAAGTGGAGGTTGCATTCTTCCTGGTGGAGATTTGGAACAGGATTTTCGGATAA